The window TAATCCGACAAAATTAGGCAACTTTGCGCTTGCATCAAAAAAAGCATTTAAGAAACTGAGCGCTCCAATGAGAAAATTACAAGTCGGCGACAAGGTCAGGTTTCTGAACACCGTTGGTGGTGGACAGGTGAAGAGTTTTTTAAACAAGCAACTGGTTATTGTGGAAGAGGAGAACGGATTCGACATCCCGGTGCTGATTTCTGAATGTGTGGTTGTAGAAACCGCCGGCAACGAAAAGTTGGGACAACCGGCACCCGAACCCTCCAGCAAGGAACCGGAACCGGTGGCACGTATTGAAGCAGCTGAACCGGTTACCGAAACCATTGAAGGCGAGAAAATCACCACTTGTCTGCTCTTTCTGCCTGTCGATGCCCGCAACATGACCCAGACCTCGTTCGAATGCTATTTTGTAAACGACAGCAACTATTTTCTCTTTCTCAACTACATGAGCCGGGAGAACAACTCCTGGAAGAGCCGCTACAACGGTATCGTCGAGCCTAATACCCAGATCTTCATCGAGGAGTTCGACAAATCGCAACTGAACGACCTGGAGAAAGTTTGTGTCCAGTTCGTATCGTTCAAGCAGAACAAAACATTCCGGTTCAAGAGCCCTGTTTCGGTAGAGTTGCGTATCGACACGGTGAAGTTCTACAAACTGCACTGCTTCACCGAAAACGACTATTTCGACGAGAATGCGCTGGTTTATTATATCACCCGGAACGATATTCCAGAGCGGGAAATGGTGGTATCAGCCGCAGATCTCCAGCGAGCCATGCAGGAGAAGAGTCTTGCTGATGAGCATCCCCGCGTACGGAAAACAGAAAAGAGGGAACAGCAGCCGGTGATTGAGGTGGACCTTCATATCAGTGAACTGATCGACAATACCGAAGGCATGAGTAATACCGAGATGCTCGAATACCAGCTCTCCAAATTCAATGAAATAATGCAGGAGAACATTAAACGAAAAGGACAGAAGATTGTCTTTATTCATGGCAAGGGTGATGGTGTGCTAAAAAATGCGTTGCTCGGTGAAGTCAGGAAAAAATACAGAAACTGCTACTGCCAGGATGCCTCATTCCGCGAATATGGGTATGGTGCGACCATGATAACGATCCGATAATTAACAAACATATACATACATAGAGAGATGAAACAAACAGTGCTAATACTTTTATTGCTGATTATCCCGCTGTCAAGCTGTGACGTGTTGAATCAGGTGAGTGGAGTAATTCAGTTATCCCAGTGCGATTACAAGTACAACTCCATTTCCGATATCCAGCTGGCCGGGATAAACTTGGGGAATGGTTCAACCATCTCGCTTTCGAACTTCACCACCATATCGAGCATCCTTACCGGGGGAAATCTACAGACCATCCCCTTCAGTATGACCCTCAACATGGATGTGACCAATCCCAATCGGGCAGCCGCATTTCTAAACGCTCTCGAGTATGTTATCGAGATCAATGAAATGGAGTTTACAACCGGCAAGATTGATGTTCCGCTTCGCGTGGAACCCGGTCAAACGGCAGTACTGCCGATATCGGTCGGCGTGGATATTAAAAATCTGATTAACAGATATTCACGTAACCGTGTAGCCCGAGAGATGAGTGGTTTTCTGGGGTTGTCTTCCGACCCGACCAAGGTAACTGTAAAGCTCTGGCCCAAACTTATGGTGGGAAATAACCTGGTAAAGGTTCCCGCACCCATTCCCGTTGAATTCACCTTTGGGGGAAACAACCGATAACCCCTATCCGTTTAAAACCTGTTCGATTTATGTTTATTATTGGTATTGCCGGAGGTTCCGGCTCAGGAAAGACCACGCTGGTCAACTCCATCCTGGAGAGGGTTCCCTACGACCAGATCTCACTGCTCACGCAAGACTCCTACTATAAAGACAGCAGCCATCTGCCCATCGAGCAACGGCGGGTATTGAACTTCGACCACCCCGATGCCATCGAATGGGAACTGATGATGGAACATATTCAACTGCTGAAATCGGGACATGAGATTGATGCACCCACCTACTCCTACCTCACCTGTACCCGTCAACCCGAGACGGTGAGGGTAAAACCCAACAAGATCCTGCTGATCGAAGGGATTCTGATTCTCACCCAACCCGAACTGTGCGAGGAGATGGATATGCGTATCTATCTGGAGGTGGAGTCCGACTATCGGCTCTCGCGCATCATCGAACGCGATATGGAGTCGCGAGGTAGATCAGCCCATGATGTAATAAAACGTTACTACCAGACCGTACGGCCCATGCACGAGGAGTTTATCAAACCGTCGCGCGAACGTGCCGACATGCTGGTGATGGGCGGAGGATTGAACAGCAAGGCTGCCGATTTTATCTCGTCGGCTATTCTGGGCAAGCTACATGAGCGATAACTTCTGACTGGTAACGGCAGAACCAGTCGTAAAACTCCCTGATACCCTTTTCCACCGGTGTGGAGGGCTTATAGCCAAACTCGCTCTCCAGCAAGGAGGTGCTGGCATAGGTGACCGCCACATCCCCCGGTTGCATTCCTGCCATCTCCATAATGGCCCTCTTGCCGGTTACCCGCTCGATGATGCCGATAAACTCCATCAACTGTACCGGCGATGAACATCCCATGTTGTAAACGACACCGGGAACATCACTTTTGGGCGGAACCGGCACAATCTTCACCACCCCCTCCACCACATCGTCGATATAGGTGAAGTCGCGCGACATCTCCCCGTTGTTGAAGACCCGGATGGTCTCGCCCTTCGTGATGGCCGACATAAAGAGCCAGGGTGCCATGTCGGGCCGTCCCCACGGTCCATATACGGTAAAAAAGCGGATGCCGGTTGTGGGCAACTTGTAGAGCCGGCTGTAGGCATAGGCCAGCAATTCGTTCGTCTTCTTCGTGGCGGCATAGAGGCTGACCGGATGATCGGTCCGGGCCGACTCACGGTAAGGAACCGGGGTATCATCGCCATATACGCTGCTGGAGCTGGCATATACCAGATGCTGAATGGAGGAGTGGCGACAAGCCTCGAGCAGGTGAGTGAACCCCACGATGTTCGACTGGATATAGCTGTCGGGATTGATGAGCGAATACCTGACCCCCGCCTGTGCCGCCAAGTGAACCACATGGGTAAACCCCTCCTCCCTGAACAGGTCATACAGGGCCTCCCGATCGGTCAGATCGAGCTTCAAGAAGCGGTAGTTCGGGTATTTGCGACTCTGTACCCACCGACCGGGCAGCACCTCCTCCTTAGGTATTCCCGAATCGGCCAAGCGGGCAAACTTCAACTCCAAATCGTAGTAGTCGTTGATGTTGTCGATTCCTGCCACTTCAATTCCATCGGCAGCCGCTCTTTCAACAATATGGTGACCGATAAAGCCGGCAACGCCGGTAACCAACAGTTTCATTCCTATTCTACCTTATAACTTGACAATCCAATTATTTCCCACACGATGCCGCTCCTTGCCAGCCAGGAAATCTCTGATCTCCCGCTCTTTCCTGACCGTTTTATCGGAGAGCATCAGTACTCCCCCATCCAGCCTCTCTTGCAGGATCTCCTCCCTGTCGGCAAAGATCACATCCTTCTTCAGAAACACATCCATATTCTCGGCCCGTCTGATACCGTAAACATAGTAGTTGGAGGTCTGCTTTTCGGCAGCAAGGCCGACCGCGGTTTCACACAACTCCCTCCATCCCAAGTAACGATTCATTTCCGGCATGGAGAGTCCGGCAACAAAGAGTGTCAGCAATACCCCTGTGGCCATCACCCGGATCGAACGGTAGAGCTGCTTTTTCACCAGCAGGTACAATACTGCCACCCCGCAAAGAGAGATGATAGCCGCCGCAAGTTGTACCAGCGGGAAGCCGGCATAAAAGGCATCTTCCCGTCGCGAAAGAAAGAGAAGAAGAACCGGCAATGCCGGGGCAAAGATCAGGGCCGGGATCGCCAGCGAGAGACGCAGCCAGCCGTTCTCCTCACCAAACTTCCGCAGCAGCAGGGCGGTCAGATAGATAAAGAAGGGAAAGGCCGGAAGGAGATAGACAGCCAGTTTAGAGCTGATCAGCGACAACATCAGCAGTGAGGAGAGGATTACAGTCAGAAAGAACTGCTCCACTTCACGCTGGATATTGCGACGCACCGCGCCGGCGATGATTAGTCCGACGGCGAGAAACATCCAGGGTGCCAGGGAGTACCAGACCGTAATGCCGTAGTAGTAAAAGGGCTCCTTGTGGTGGAAGGCATTGATGCCCCGGTCTACCGTCTGGTGGACCAGCAGGTTGTGCAGATAACCGCTCCCCGCCTCCAGGTAGACGCCGGCAAACCAGATGGCACAGCCCAGCAGCAGCACCAGCAGGCTTTTCCAGCCCCAGTAGTCACTCCAGGTGTGGAGTCTGCGCCTGTAGAGGAGGAAAATCAGTGTTGAAACAAGCGGAACCAGAATCCCCACAGGTCCTTTGGAAAAGAGGGCAAGGAAAACATAGAGCGGGAAGAGGAGGCTGTCACGTTTGCGGCCCCTTCCCCGGTAGATCTTGAAAAAGGTGTGTAGGGCCAGGACGATGAACATGCACATCAGCATATCCATCCGTACCACCAGGGCAAGACCGGTAAAAAGTCCGGTAGTCATCATCATCAGGCTGGCCAGGTTCAGGTCGACACCCTCCTCCCGGCGCACCCAGACGGACATCGTCCGCACGATAACGACGGCTGGAAGAAACGACAGCAGGGAGAGGAACCAGATCCGGTGTCCGCCCAACAGCAACTTGCCCGCCATCATCAGCCAGAAGTAGAGCGGTGGCTTATCGGCATAGGGTATCCCCTGGTTGGTGAATGTGAAGAGGTGCCCACTCTGCAGCGCCTCGTCCACAATGCTCAGATAACGCAGCTCGTTGTCGGGTGTGTAGTCACGCAGCAACATGACCGGCAACAAGGCAGCAAACCAGATCAGGTAAAGGTAATTTCTCTTCATGCGGCAACCTTTTTTCCTATTGCACAACCGATCATGATGTTCCGGACGTAAACCACGAACCCAAACAGCTGTCCGATGATCAGCACCGGATCAAGCCTGAAGATCCCGTAGGCGATGATGGTGGCCGAACCCAGCAGGCTGATCACCCAAAAGCCGACCGGCAATACCGATTCATGCTGCTGCCTCGAACAGATCCATTGATAGATGAAGCGGAAAGTGAAGAGGATCTGTCCGGCCGAACCGAACAGAAGCAGCCAGAAGGGAACATGCCTATTCTGAAAGAAGGTGGCGGTAAAGGCCGGGATATCGCGAAGCAAAAACAGGGTGGCCGCAACCGGGGTAAACAGCAGCAGAAACCTGAATGGCATTGCGATCTTTTTCCAGATCCCCTTCACCCCCAGATTCCAGAGGTAGATATAATAGGAGATGACCTGTCCGAGGATAATGGCAAAATCGTCCCGGAGAACACCATATACGAATAGCAGGTAGGAGCCGAAGATGCTCAGGATCCAGAAGGCAGGTGGAGAGAGGATTTTCCGGGCCTTCTCGGTAACAATCCATTGATACAACAGGCGGGCCGAAAAGAAGGCCTGTGCCAGGAAACCGATCACATATATCCAGACCGGGCTTGCTTGCATGATAATTAAAGATTTGTGGTTACTACACGATAATTGATATAACGACGCTTCATCCAGCGGTAGGCAAAGCAGTCGACAAAAGGTCCGGTAAGGCGGTTCCACAAGTGATATTTCGATTTCCCCGCCAGACGGGGATAGTGTCTCACCGGCACCTGCTGTACGCTACCCTCCTGCAGCAGGATGAGAGCCGGAAGAAACCGGTGCATCCCCTTGAACATGGGAAGCCGCCGGGCATATCCGGTATCCATCACCTTCAGCGGACAGCCGGTGTCTGAAACACCGTCGCCCGTCATCATCCGACGGAAACCGTTGGCAATCCTGGATTGCAGGTTCTTGAAAAGGGAGTCCTTGCGGTTGGCACGGATGCCGGTGACCAACACATGGCTCTCCAGACCAGGCAGTAGCAGGTTGAAATCCTCCACATCGGTCTGCATATCGGCATCCATGTAACCCACATACTTCGAACAGCAGTGATCGAAGCCAGCCTTGAGCGCGGCACTGAG of the Petrimonas mucosa genome contains:
- a CDS encoding ArnT family glycosyltransferase; the encoded protein is MKRNYLYLIWFAALLPVMLLRDYTPDNELRYLSIVDEALQSGHLFTFTNQGIPYADKPPLYFWLMMAGKLLLGGHRIWFLSLLSFLPAVVIVRTMSVWVRREEGVDLNLASLMMMTTGLFTGLALVVRMDMLMCMFIVLALHTFFKIYRGRGRKRDSLLFPLYVFLALFSKGPVGILVPLVSTLIFLLYRRRLHTWSDYWGWKSLLVLLLGCAIWFAGVYLEAGSGYLHNLLVHQTVDRGINAFHHKEPFYYYGITVWYSLAPWMFLAVGLIIAGAVRRNIQREVEQFFLTVILSSLLMLSLISSKLAVYLLPAFPFFIYLTALLLRKFGEENGWLRLSLAIPALIFAPALPVLLLFLSRREDAFYAGFPLVQLAAAIISLCGVAVLYLLVKKQLYRSIRVMATGVLLTLFVAGLSMPEMNRYLGWRELCETAVGLAAEKQTSNYYVYGIRRAENMDVFLKKDVIFADREEILQERLDGGVLMLSDKTVRKEREIRDFLAGKERHRVGNNWIVKL
- a CDS encoding NDR1/HIN1-like protein yields the protein MKQTVLILLLLIIPLSSCDVLNQVSGVIQLSQCDYKYNSISDIQLAGINLGNGSTISLSNFTTISSILTGGNLQTIPFSMTLNMDVTNPNRAAAFLNALEYVIEINEMEFTTGKIDVPLRVEPGQTAVLPISVGVDIKNLINRYSRNRVAREMSGFLGLSSDPTKVTVKLWPKLMVGNNLVKVPAPIPVEFTFGGNNR
- a CDS encoding DUF2027 domain-containing protein is translated as MRKLQVGDKVRFLNTVGGGQVKSFLNKQLVIVEEENGFDIPVLISECVVVETAGNEKLGQPAPEPSSKEPEPVARIEAAEPVTETIEGEKITTCLLFLPVDARNMTQTSFECYFVNDSNYFLFLNYMSRENNSWKSRYNGIVEPNTQIFIEEFDKSQLNDLEKVCVQFVSFKQNKTFRFKSPVSVELRIDTVKFYKLHCFTENDYFDENALVYYITRNDIPEREMVVSAADLQRAMQEKSLADEHPRVRKTEKREQQPVIEVDLHISELIDNTEGMSNTEMLEYQLSKFNEIMQENIKRKGQKIVFIHGKGDGVLKNALLGEVRKKYRNCYCQDASFREYGYGATMITIR
- a CDS encoding lipid-A-disaccharide synthase N-terminal domain-containing protein, with product MQASPVWIYVIGFLAQAFFSARLLYQWIVTEKARKILSPPAFWILSIFGSYLLFVYGVLRDDFAIILGQVISYYIYLWNLGVKGIWKKIAMPFRFLLLFTPVAATLFLLRDIPAFTATFFQNRHVPFWLLLFGSAGQILFTFRFIYQWICSRQQHESVLPVGFWVISLLGSATIIAYGIFRLDPVLIIGQLFGFVVYVRNIMIGCAIGKKVAA
- a CDS encoding NAD-dependent epimerase/dehydratase family protein; the protein is MKLLVTGVAGFIGHHIVERAAADGIEVAGIDNINDYYDLELKFARLADSGIPKEEVLPGRWVQSRKYPNYRFLKLDLTDREALYDLFREEGFTHVVHLAAQAGVRYSLINPDSYIQSNIVGFTHLLEACRHSSIQHLVYASSSSVYGDDTPVPYRESARTDHPVSLYAATKKTNELLAYAYSRLYKLPTTGIRFFTVYGPWGRPDMAPWLFMSAITKGETIRVFNNGEMSRDFTYIDDVVEGVVKIVPVPPKSDVPGVVYNMGCSSPVQLMEFIGIIERVTGKRAIMEMAGMQPGDVAVTYASTSLLESEFGYKPSTPVEKGIREFYDWFCRYQSEVIAHVACPE
- the udk gene encoding uridine kinase, giving the protein MFIIGIAGGSGSGKTTLVNSILERVPYDQISLLTQDSYYKDSSHLPIEQRRVLNFDHPDAIEWELMMEHIQLLKSGHEIDAPTYSYLTCTRQPETVRVKPNKILLIEGILILTQPELCEEMDMRIYLEVESDYRLSRIIERDMESRGRSAHDVIKRYYQTVRPMHEEFIKPSRERADMLVMGGGLNSKAADFISSAILGKLHER
- a CDS encoding glycosyltransferase gives rise to the protein MQTDKNQTEQYTFTIIVPVYNEEENIDRLEQSLSNYLPQALYKTCVLFVNDGSTDESGNRIRQVCERHPHFFYLDLDRNGGLSAALKAGFDHCCSKYVGYMDADMQTDVEDFNLLLPGLESHVLVTGIRANRKDSLFKNLQSRIANGFRRMMTGDGVSDTGCPLKVMDTGYARRLPMFKGMHRFLPALILLQEGSVQQVPVRHYPRLAGKSKYHLWNRLTGPFVDCFAYRWMKRRYINYRVVTTNL